In Caldalkalibacillus thermarum, the genomic window GGTTTTACACACTTTTGTACGCGAAACAGGAAAGGAAACTTCATGGTGGGACGAAAGACGGAAAAGAAACGTCTCAGGCGGAGCATTGGTAAAATACAGACAACATTGCGTTTGATTCGCCATTGGCCTATTCCTGAGCAGGTTGAGAAGATTAATCAGATGTTGCGAGGGCACTACAATTATTATGGAATGGCAGGAAATTTAAAGTCACTCTACAAGGTGTACCAAGCAACAGATAAATATTGGCACAAGATGTTATGCAGCCGTAGCAGGAAAGGTTATGTGACATGGGAGAGATATGCCCAAATCAAATCCTGGTTTCCTATTGTGCGTCCGAGAATTTCAATCCCTTATAAGGAATTGAAATTGTACGTCATACTGTGAATCCATTTCTGAAGAGCCCGGTGCGGGAAATCTGCACGCCGGGTTCTGTGGGGGTTCGGGCCACCAATTGGGTGGCCTCTCTACCCGGAGACGGGGGTTAATCACCCCCTCCTACTCGATTCCCTGCTCCCATTTTCTCCATTTTATGAGTCAATCTGTCCGTCTATTGAATATAACAATCATACATAGCCCTTCCTGATACAGCAGAAAGGAGACAGGGACATCCCAAGTGAGTACAGACCATCGTCATTCGCTCTTATATGTCGCTGTGGGAGATTCATTAACGGCAGGCATCGGCACGTTGCTTAAACCCGGTTTTGTCCAGCTGTACAAGCAAAAGGCTGAGCGTGCTTTGAAAAGGAAGATACAGGTTCAAGTGTTTGCGAAAAACGGAGCTTCTTCTGAAGATATTCTTCATATGCTGTCACGTCCCCACCTGCAGCAAGCCGTCAGAAAAGCACACTTGATCACCCTCAGTGCTGGGGGTAACGATCTGCGCCAGGCAGCCAAACCGTTTTTTAACTTACCTCCGACAGAAGTCTCCCACTTCTAAGCGAAGCGAAAGTGGGAGATGAATGTCGGTTTGATGTAGCCTCAATATGATGAGTGTGGTAAAATAAAATCAAACAAACGTTCGTATTGTGGGCAGGTGATGCGGATATGGCCAACAAAGCCTACAAATTCCGTNAAAATGCTTGAGGAACGTCAACACATCTATGACACGTTCAAAGACGACAAAGAAGCTTTGAAACAGCACACATTTCCCACTCCGGCCAAGTACAAAAAAGATTTTCCGTGGCTTAAAGAAGTCGATAGCCTTGCCCTGGCAAACGCTCAATTAAACTTGCAAAAAGCATTCACCAACTTCTTCTCTGGCCGGGCGGGATTTCCCAAGTTCAAAAGCCGCAAGGCCAAACAGTCGTATACCACAAACATAGTCAATGGCAACATGAAGCTTGCCGATGGCTATATCAAGCTACCCAAACTGAAATGGATCAAGATCAAACAACACCGTGACATACCGCCACACCACATGATCAAGTCCTGTACGATCACGAAAACGAAAACAGGAAAATACTTCATCTCCATTCTGACTGAGTATGAACACCAACCGGTGCCAAAAGAAATAGAAAACGTTGTTGGGCTCGATTTTTCCATGAATACGCTGTATGTCGATAGCGAGGGTAAGAGCGCCAATTATCCTCAATTTTATCGGCAAGCTTTGGAAAAACTGGCCCGAGCCCTCCATTTCGGTCAAAGCGTTCATGACAACGGCTGGGGCCTGTTCACTACTTTCCTTCAATACAAGTTAGCAGAACAGGGAAAGAAGCTGATCAAAATCGACAAATGGTTCCCCTCATCCAAAACGTGTTCACATTGTGGACGGGTGAAGGCATCTCTGTCTCTCACAGAACGCCAGTTCCGTTGTGCATGCGGTTTTGTGGCAGACCGAGACACCAACGCCGCCATCAATATCAAAAAGGAAGGTCTGAAACAGTTAGGGACTGCCTGACTGGACCTCGAACCGTGGGGCACACGGGGATCGCTCGGTCAACTTCCCATCATGAGATGGGATTACCCGAGAAGCCCCCACCTCTAAGCGTTAGCGTAGGTGGTGGGAGTATGTCACGCAGTCTGTGAACGCCATTGGACGATTGGCTCAGAGGGGAGTTATCTTATTTGTCACGGTGTTGCCCTACTTGTTTGCTGTGGCCCTGGTGGGGATTCCGGTTTATGCGATTCTTTACCGTTGGCGTCGTCGCAAAGCATAGCATGCAGCAGAAAGGATTGCAGCGATGGTGAAAGAAATACTAATGCTTCTCGGGGAAGATGTGGAAACGCTGGCTAAAGACCTGTTGGGTATCCAGCGTTTGACAGAACGGTGTCAAGCTTATGCGGCTCCACAGCGAACTGAACATGATCACCTATTTGGGAACGCTATTAGGCGGCATTATCGGACTGGTTCAGGGGCTGGCCAATCATGCTGTTTTATTCGCTTTGACTTGGCTTTCATTCTTTGGTTCGTCCTGGCGCAAGAGTTGGTGACGCTGGTTAAAAAACGTTTTGTAGCCCAGTTGAACAAAGAGGATCACGGTTAAAGCCACGCAGCCGGAGATCCCAAGCATAATGGCAATTTGGTACTGCACAGCCGTTAACGGGGAAGCTCCGGCCAATATTTGTCCCGTCATCATGCCTGGCAAAAAGACAATGCCCATCCCCACCATAGAGTTGATCGTAGGTAAAATGGCAGAGTTAAACGCATGTTTAATAACCGGATTGCTGGCCATCTGGGGAGTGGCGCCCAGCATCAGGGCCGCTTCAATCTGCTGCCGTTGTGTTTTCATTCCTTCAACTAACCGCTCCACACCAAGGGTGATACCTGTCATGGAGTTGCCGATCATCATTCCGGCCAAGGGAATGAAGTAACGGGGTTCATACCAGGGGGCAACCTGCACCACAACAAGAATGAAGTAGAAGATGCTGAGCAATGTGCCAGTCATCATGGACAGGGCAATGATTTGTTTTAATCGCAGGCTGAGGGGCTTCTGTACCCGTTGGAAAATGTTGAAAATCGCAAAGGTCAGCATGATGAACAGGGCCAAAATGGCGTAGACCATCCGTTGTGCTTCAAAGATAAAGGTCAAGATGTAGCCTACCAAAATCAGCTGCAACGTCATCCTTATCACAGAGATGAGCAGCTCTTTTTCCCGTTCAATTTTTTTAAATCTGAATATGATTAAAAGGATCAACACAAAAACATAGGCGCAAGCTAGCTGCCAAAAACCGAGTTCAATCGTGTCCATCCGAGCTTCACTCCTTTATAATCGTCACATCCCCGTTTTTAAGTTCCAGCAGGCGGTCAGCATATTGTTCTGCTACCCGTTTGGAGTGGGTAATCATTGCCAGGGTTTTGCCCTGTGACTTCACATAATCCACGATATGGCTCATCACCATGTCCTCCGTCTTTTCATCCAACGCTGAGGTGGGCTCATCCAGCAAAAACACTTCTGGATTGATTAACAGGACCCGGGCCAGGGAGAGGCGCTGCTTTTCTCCACCGGACAGGTTAAACACCTCATCATCAAGTTGTTTGGGCAAGTGAACAAGTTCCAGCATGTGTTGGAGTGTGTCGTCAGTGGCTGGCGGTTGCTCTGTAAATTCTAAGCCGGCCAGTAAATCTTCTCTGACTGTATCCCTGAACACAACGGGATCTTGCGGCACCATGATCACTTCCCGCCTTAAGCGGACAGGGTCCCAGAGTTCGACCGGCTTGCCTTTGTATATAATTTGCCCAGCATCAGCACTGAGCAGGTGATTTAACAGTTTAAACAGGGTGGACTTGCCACTGCCGCTCTCCCCTATAATGCACGTCACCTGCTGAGCCGGGATCGTAAGCTCGTGAATATGTAAAATGTCCTTGTAACGAACATTTTTTAAGGCAAACATTCCCTCGTCCTCCTTAATACTGGAAGGGTTCCCGGATAGCGTACACCTTGGCGGTCAGATTGTCAACATATGGTATAAAGTAAGACCTGCCGCTGATTGCTGGCAGGTCTTTTTTAGGATTAGAACCAATCATAGGGTGTTTCTTGATAAACATAATAATTGAGCCAATTGGCAAACAATAAATGGGCATGTGAGCGCCACTTGTTGGGCGGAGCAAGGTGAGGATCATCATTGGGATAATAATGTTGAGGAGGATGAATATCAAGTCCCTTGGCCAAGTCCCGCCGGTATTCATCATCCAAGGTGCGGGCGTCATATTCAGGATGGCCAGTAATGAAAATTTGTCTGCCATCCTTGGAGGCGACCAGATAAACACCGGCCTCTTCTGAAAGGGCTAATACATCCAGCTCGGGTACTTTTTCCACATCTTCCAGACGTGTTTCGGTATAGCGGGAATGGGGGACCAAGAACTCCTCATCAAATCCGCGCAGCAACTTAATGCCTTCCTTTAAGGTTTTATGGGTGAAAACACCGAACAGCTTCCGCGGCAGCGGATGTTTAAGAATACCATAGTGATGGTATAAGCCGGCCTGTGCCCCCCAGCAAATGTGGAGGGTGGAGGTGACGTTCACCGTAGACCAGTCCATAATGGTTTGCAGTTCTTTCCAGTAATTCACATCCGCAAAGGGCAGGTGTTCCACAGGTGCACCGGTAATAATAAATCCATCAAATTTGCGTGCTTTTACCTCATCAAATGTTTTATAGAACTGTTCCAGGTGGGATTTCGGTGTGGTTTTGGACGTATGGGTGATGGGACGCAACAGCGTGATATTCACCTGCAAGGGCGTGTTGCCTAACAGGCGCAACAACTGTGTTTCTGTTTTTTCTTTTTCAGGCATCAGATTGAGGATTAATATGTTTAACGGGCGGATATCTTGATGATAGGCCCGTTTTTCGCCCATAACAAATATATTTTCTTTTTGCAGAATCTCTTTGGCTGGCAGGTTATCAGGGATATTAATGGGCATGGTGCAACCCCCTCCTTGTTCAACAATGATTTTAAAGCTTATTTTAACATGAAATGATCAGGAGAAAAGAGCAAATTTTATGTTTTG contains:
- a CDS encoding GDSL-type esterase/lipase family protein encodes the protein MSTDHRHSLLYVAVGDSLTAGIGTLLKPGFVQLYKQKAERALKRKIQVQVFAKNGASSEDILHMLSRPHLQQAVRKAHLITLSAGGNDLRQAAKPFFNLPPTEVSHF
- a CDS encoding ABC transporter permease translates to MDTIELGFWQLACAYVFVLILLIIFRFKKIEREKELLISVIRMTLQLILVGYILTFIFEAQRMVYAILALFIMLTFAIFNIFQRVQKPLSLRLKQIIALSMMTGTLLSIFYFILVVVQVAPWYEPRYFIPLAGMMIGNSMTGITLGVERLVEGMKTQRQQIEAALMLGATPQMASNPVIKHAFNSAILPTINSMVGMGIVFLPGMMTGQILAGASPLTAVQYQIAIMLGISGCVALTVILFVQLGYKTFFNQRHQLLRQDEPKNESQVKANKTA
- a CDS encoding ABC transporter ATP-binding protein, yielding MFALKNVRYKDILHIHELTIPAQQVTCIIGESGSGKSTLFKLLNHLLSADAGQIIYKGKPVELWDPVRLRREVIMVPQDPVVFRDTVREDLLAGLEFTEQPPATDDTLQHMLELVHLPKQLDDEVFNLSGGEKQRLSLARVLLINPEVFLLDEPTSALDEKTEDMVMSHIVDYVKSQGKTLAMITHSKRVAEQYADRLLELKNGDVTIIKE
- the metA gene encoding homoserine O-acetyltransferase MetA, translated to MPINIPDNLPAKEILQKENIFVMGEKRAYHQDIRPLNILILNLMPEKEKTETQLLRLLGNTPLQVNITLLRPITHTSKTTPKSHLEQFYKTFDEVKARKFDGFIITGAPVEHLPFADVNYWKELQTIMDWSTVNVTSTLHICWGAQAGLYHHYGILKHPLPRKLFGVFTHKTLKEGIKLLRGFDEEFLVPHSRYTETRLEDVEKVPELDVLALSEEAGVYLVASKDGRQIFITGHPEYDARTLDDEYRRDLAKGLDIHPPQHYYPNDDPHLAPPNKWRSHAHLLFANWLNYYVYQETPYDWF